Proteins encoded together in one Ignavibacteriota bacterium window:
- a CDS encoding glutamate racemase: MTPRDQRSIGVFDSGIGGLTVVRALMKRLPHESITYFGDTARVPYGNKSAEVVRQYALEDAHFLLSHNVKVIVVACNTASAVALDVLRDRLEIPVIGMIEPGAVAAIVSSKHGRIGVIGTLATVASESYPKAIRSRAHNAHVVSRACPLFVPLAEEGWSEHRISAMVAEEYLAPLRREGIDTLILGCTHYPILRGVIAAAAGTGVRLVDSGEAAAEEVARVLESSELLNPSTALPNYSFYVSDVPQRFKELGEIFLGTAHMRVTKVHIP; this comes from the coding sequence ATGACACCTCGAGATCAAAGAAGTATAGGCGTATTCGACTCCGGTATTGGAGGCCTGACTGTGGTTCGGGCGCTTATGAAGCGTTTGCCGCATGAGAGCATCACCTATTTTGGTGATACAGCCAGGGTCCCGTATGGAAACAAATCCGCCGAAGTTGTTCGGCAGTACGCGTTAGAAGACGCACATTTTCTGCTGAGTCACAACGTCAAAGTAATTGTTGTTGCCTGCAATACTGCATCCGCCGTTGCACTTGATGTGCTCCGTGACCGGCTCGAAATACCGGTCATCGGCATGATAGAACCCGGAGCAGTGGCTGCAATTGTGTCCAGTAAGCACGGCCGCATAGGAGTGATTGGCACACTGGCGACTGTGGCAAGTGAATCGTATCCTAAGGCAATCCGCTCCAGGGCACATAATGCACACGTCGTGTCGCGGGCGTGTCCTCTCTTTGTGCCGCTCGCGGAGGAGGGGTGGAGTGAGCACAGGATATCCGCAATGGTTGCCGAGGAATACCTAGCGCCCCTGCGCCGTGAAGGCATCGACACTCTTATTCTTGGCTGCACGCACTATCCCATTCTACGTGGCGTCATTGCCGCAGCCGCGGGAACCGGTGTCAGGCTTGTTGACTCGGGCGAGGCTGCTGCCGAGGAAGTAGCCCGTGTTCTCGAATCATCGGAACTTCTAAACCCGTCCACCGCACTACCGAACTACAGCTTTTATGTCTCGGATGTTCCCCAGAGGTTCAAAGAGCTCGGGGAGATTTTTCTCGGTACCGCGCACATGCGCGTTACAAAAGTCCATATCCCGTAA